The following are encoded together in the Malaya genurostris strain Urasoe2022 chromosome 3, Malgen_1.1, whole genome shotgun sequence genome:
- the LOC131435300 gene encoding ubiquitin-like-conjugating enzyme ATG3 has translation MQNVINSVKGTALGVAEYLTPVLKESKFRETGVLTPEEFVAAGDHLTHHCPTWAWAIGDESRAKPYLPKCKQFLITRNVPCYRRCKQMEFVGEETIVEENDQDGGWVETHHYNPDEAGGSGLEDKVCEMSLDGSKTDDDIAVDMDDPKNFDGEGNGDDDDEGAAIDMDEFEESGLLDEVDPSLATLPVETVKKKTMDAEGDSVVHTRTYDLHITYDKYYQTPRLWVVGYDENYKPLTMEQMYEDVSQDHAKKTVTMETHPHIPGPNMASVHPCKHADIMKKIIQTVEEGGGELGVHMYLIIFLKFVQTVIPTIEYDFTQNFNINTK, from the exons ATGCAAAACGTAATCAACTCTGTTAAAGGTACAGCTCTGGGAGTAGCTGAATATTTAACACCTGTGCTTAAG GAATCTAAATTCAGAGAAACCGGTGTATTAACACCAGAAGAATTTGTAGCTGCTGGTGATCACTTGACTCATCACTGTCCAACTTGGGCCTGGGCTATTGGTGACGAATCCCGAGCGAAACCGTATTTGCCAAAAT GTAAACAATTTCTAATAACAAGAAATGTGCCATGCTATCGGCGATGTAAACAGATGGAATTTGTCGGAGAAGAAACAATAGTTGAAGAAAACGACCAAGATGGAGGATGGGTCGAAACACATCATTACAATCCTGATGAAGCTGGCGGTTCGGGATTAGAGGATAAGGTTTGCGAAATGTCATTGGATGGTTCGAAAACAGATGACGATATTGCCGTTGACATGGATGATCCTAAGAACTTTGATGGCGAAGGTAACGGAGACGATGATGATGAAGGAGCAGCCATCGATATGGATGAATTTGAAGAGAGCGGTTTATTAGATGAAGTTGATCCT TCGTTAGCTACTCTTCCTGTGGAGAcagtgaaaaagaaaacgatGGATGCTGAGGGAGACTCGGTAGTCCATACAAGAACCTATGATCTGCATATAACCTACGACAAGTACTACCAAACACCAAGGTTGTGGGTCGTTGGTTACGATGAAAATTACAAACCATTGACGATGGAACAGATGTATGAAGATGTTAGCCAGGATCACGCTAAGAAGACTGTAACAATGGAAACTCATCCTCATATACCTGGGCCTAACATGGCTTCTGTTCACCCATGCAA GCACGCTgatattatgaaaaaaattattcaaaccgTTGAAGAAGGCGGTGGCGAATTAGGTGTTCATATGTACCTAATTATCTTCTTAAAGTTTGTTCAAACGGTAATT
- the LOC131435299 gene encoding transcription factor GAGA-like, whose product MSLPINSLYSLTWGDYGTSLVSAVQLLRCHGDLVDVTLAAGGRSFPAHKIVLCAASPFLLDLLKNTPCKHPVVMLAGVNANDLEALLEFVYRGEVSVDHSQLPSLLQAAHCLNIQGLAPQTVSHKDDNTTYTTSIQLHPTLVPQNHAVKAVIDVGNNVCTEDLITTLTPTQTVQAQVIETITPEQMTDEVTKDVISQFLPTRKRKQRTKKPSQSGGQNITGVQATATVTAGGTNAAKVLKTDEEGTIQTIIVNSAEEAANVVKDIKKEATADGASVMESKDGIIKIKNKSQSEQPATCPICQAVIRQSRNLRRHLELRHFKKPGMKKERVKKNKQGNGQANTSGTNGSGAGNTTAEQQAHAQQQAQQQTTIETAGTISVTVSQAQAQQIEQAAANGQQHVVTQHENADGTTSLSIAQVQTLDGHQLAIGNLNQATLIRTGESIEAGIIATHEPTLRPHTELFRVGNTVYTIEERRPDQPNRLT is encoded by the exons ATGTCATTACCGATAAACTCTCTTTACTCCCTGACGTGGGGAGATTACGGAACATCGCTAGTATCCGCCGTACAGTTGCTAAGATGCCACGGAGATTTGGTGGACGTAACACTGGCCGCTGGTGGTCGGAGTTTTCCGGCACACAAAATAGTACTGTGTGCTGCCAGTCCGTTCTTGTTGGACTTGCTAAAG AACACCCCTTGCAAGCATCCGGTCGTAATGCTGGCCGGTGTGAATGCTAACGATCTGGAAGCGCTGCTCGAGTTCGTCTACCGCGGGGAAGTGAGTGTTGATCACTCGCAGCTACCCTCGCTTTTGCAGGCGGCTCACTGTCTCAACATTCAGGGACTGGCACCACAAACGGTTTCCCACAAGGACGATAACACAACATACACCACATCAATCCAGTTGCATCCTACTCTGGTACCACAGAATCATGCTGTTAAGGCCGTCATCGACGTTGGAAACAATGTTTGC ACGGAAGATCTCATCACAACATTGACTCCCACGCAAACCGTTCAAGCCCAGGTTATCGAAACAATTACTCCGGAACAGATGACCGATGAAGTCACCAAGGATGTGATCAGTCAGTTTTTACCTACCCGTAAACGCAAGCAACGTACGAAGAAACCCTCCCAATCGGGCGGCCAGAATATCACCGGAGTGCAGGCGACCGCAACCGTCACAGCTGGAGGAACCAACGCTGCTAAGGTCTTGAAAACGGACGAGGAAGGAACGATCCAAACGATCATTGTAAATAGTGCAGAAGAAGCCGCTAATGTTGTGAAAGACATTAAAAAAGAAGCGACAGCCGATGGCGCCTCGGTTATGGAATCAAAGGACGGAATCATCA aaattaaaaataaatcgcaATCGGAACAACCAGCCACTTGTCCTATTTGTCAGGCCGTTATCCGTCAATCGCGTAATTTGCGTCGTCACTTGGAACTACGACATTTTAAGAAACCAGGCATGAAAAAGGAACGCGTCAAAAAGAACAAACAAG GCAATGGACAGGCAAACACTAGCGGCACCAACGGCAGTGGAGCTGGAAATACAACTGCAGAACAACAGGCACATGCACAGCAACAGGCTCAACAACAGACGACCATCGAAACGGCTGGAACGATATCGGTTACGGTTTCACAGGCACAGGCTCAGCAAATCGAACAGGCAGCAGCAAACGGACAGCAACATGTAGTGACCCAGCACGAAAACGCCGACGGCACCACTTCGCTCTCAATTGCCCAGGTTCAGACGTTGGACGGACATCAACTGGCGATTGGAAATTTGAATCAG GCCACTCTAATCCGTACTGGTGAATCGATTGAAGCAGGAATTATTGCAACCCACGAACCCACTCTTCGCCCGCATACCGAGCTGTTCCGCGTCGGCAATACCGTCTACACGATAGAGGAACGTCGACCGGATCAGCCGAATCGTTTGACTTAG